The DNA segment TTATCGCCGGGGCCAGCCCAACCATGTTTGGCCTTGATGAGTTTACTGGGCTAGAGCACGTCGAGAACCTGCGTTCAGGCTTCGAGCAAGCCGAGTTCACGCAGTGGCACGCGTTTCGTAAAACCGAAGATTCGCGATTTGTTGGTCTCGTTATGCCGCGCGTCTTGATGCGTTTGCCGTACGAGACCTTTGATGCCAGGGCAGACGGATTTTGTTTTCGAGAAGAAGTGGGTGGTCGTGATCGTCGCAATTACCTCTGGGGTAATGCGTCGTATGCATTTGCCGAGGTATTGATTCGTGCTTTTTCCGATTGTGGTTGGCTGGCTCAAATTCGGGGCGTTCAACGCAATGTCGTAGGAGGTGGCCTGGTGAGCCGCCTAGCCGTTCATCATTTTGGTACCGATCGATACGGAGTTGCCCCCAAGTCTTCGACCGACTGTATTATTTCGGATCGTCAAGAAGCGGAACTGGCAAACTTAGGGTTCATTCCGCTCACGCGTTGTCACGATACCGATTTGAGTGCTTTTTACTCAAATCAAACGGTGCAAAAGCCAAAAGTTTATGAAGACGAGGCAGCTACGCAAAATGCAAAGATTTCGGCCATGCTGCAGTACATTTTGTGCACTTCGCAGTTTGCCCATGCACTGAAGGTCATTGCTCGTGACAAGGTAGGAACCTTCGAGGATCGCGAGTCGGTCGAGCGTTTCCTAAACGACTGGATTCACGAGTATGTCACGCCGGACGAAAAAGCTAAGCCGGCAACCAAGGCCGCACGGCCCCTGCGTCAGGCCGAAATTCGTTTGCGAGACGACCCTGGTAAGCCTGGTTCCTACCGCTGCACGTTTAAACTATGGCCCCATTATCAACTGGACGATCTGGTCGCTTCGATTCGCATGAAGACTAATATCGAAGGCCGCCGGAAATAAGATTACAATCCATCATTGCTTGAGAATCAACTTCGGGGGAAGCACATGAGCATCGGCGAACAACTTAAGTCTGGGCAACTGAACGAAGCCATCGAGGCAGCCATTCAAGATGTCAAGAAGAACCCTATGCAATGGGAGTTGCGAATCGCATTGGCCCAACTGCTTTGCTTACGGGGAGATATCAAACGTGCCGACACTCATCTAGAAACGGCACAGATCCAAACTCCCGATGCGATACTTCGCATCTCGATGTATCGCCAAATGATCCGCGGTGAGATGACTCGCAACGAATGCTGGGAAGAAGGCCGCACGCCGGACTTGATGCAGAATCAAGAGCCAACTCCTCTAGTCGAAAAAAATCTTCGTCTAATTCTCGCCTTACGCGAAGAGAACATCAAAGAGGCTTCGCAGCTTGTCGACGAAATCGAAGAAGAACGGCCCGTCGTGAAGGGGAAATGCGACGGCGTAGAATTCGAAGACATCCGTGACCAGGACGATCGCACGGCGTTCTTTCTGGAAACGATTACCAGTAATGGTAAATATTTTTGGATCCCATTTGATGCGATCGATTCGGTCGAATTTCACACTCCTGAGCAACCATGCGACTTGATCTGGCGACGGGCAACCATGAACGCCTACGGCCAGGAAGGGGACGTTTTCATTAACGCTCTCTACCCGGGCAGTTCCCAGAGTGAGGATTTGACTCAAAAGCTGGGGCAAACCACCGCGTGGCTTGGTGAAGAAGGCGAGCCGGGACGTGGCCTTGGGCAGCGAATGCTGTGGCTTGGCGAAGATGAGAAGTCGATCATGGAAATTGGCACTTTGGAATTCGCCCAGTAATTTGTCTTTGACGGGAAGTATTGATGTCCAGAGGCAGCCCGGATGAAGAGCCGCTCATGCCGTCGGTCTTTGATCGGCTGATTGACAACGAGCCGTTCAACTCACGCGAGACGCCACATTCGCAAACACAGACCATGCGAGAAATTCGTGAGTCGGTGATGCGCGACTTGGAAAACCTTTTGAATACGCGTTGGCGAAGTAAGTCGTGGCCGCCGAAACTGAACGAGTTGAACAACTCGTTAATCAACTACGGGATTCCCGATTTCTCGTCGATCGATCTGAGCTCGGACATGGATCGTGACTCACTTCGTGAGGCAATTGAATTCGCGATCCGAACTTTCGAGACGCGATTTATTACGGTTCATGTCGAGATTCCGGAAAAGAACAAAGCGGAAGATCGCACGCTCCATTTTATTATTCGGGCCGAACTCCATGCGACGCCGGTGCCCGAGCCGATTGTGTTTGATTCGAAGCTGGAACCATCGGATCATCAATTTCATGTCAGACGGAAGGATCGATGAGCGACGAACTGCTCGAATTTTATCGCCGCGAACGCGCCTACCTGTTAGATCAGGGCAAGGCGTTTGCTAGAGCTAACCCGAAAATCGCCAGCCGCCTGGGATTAGGGGGAGACGACTTTAAAGATCCGCATGTTGGCCGATTGGTGGAATCGTTCGCCTATCTCAACGCACGGACGCGTCTCAAACTGGAAGACGACTTCCCTGAAATCGCCGCATCGATGCTGGAAGTTCTCTTCCCTCATTTACTGCGGCCCATTCCCTCGATGTCCGTTGTTCAATTCGGATTAGATCGCGCTCAGGTCGAAGCGGTTAACGGGTTTCAGGTAGCCAAGGGGGCCAGTCTCGAGACCGAACAGGTCGACGGTGATCCTTGCCGGTTTCGCACTTGCTATCCCGTCACATGCTGGCCGATCGAAGTCAGCGATGTGCGCATGATGAGTCACCCGCTCGAGGCGCCGCAGACGCCCTACAATGCGGAAGCTTCGGCGATGATCCGGATCAGCTTGAAGAGCTTCTCGTCGACGACCGATCTGAGCCAATTGAAGCTGAAGACGCTACGCTTCTTTATCAAAGAGCAGGCACCCTATAAGTTCGATTTGTACGAACTGTTGATGACCTCTGTGGTCGGAGTCGCGGTGGCGGAGAATCACAAAGCGGCCGATTTTCAAATGCTGGGTCGCAATTGTATCGAGCCGGTGGGGTTTAGTCGCGAAGAAGGAATGTTTGATTATCCGGCTCGTTCGTTCCTCGGGTATCGCTTGCTGACCGAGTTTTTTACTTTTGCCGATAAGTTCCTGTTTTTCGATCTGAATCTTGAATCAGCTTTGAAGAAGATTCCCGGCGGCCAGGCCGAGATCTACATCTTCTTAAAGCGGGGGAACTCCGACCTGGAACGCCGACTACAGGCCGACAATCTGCGAATCGGGTGCACGCCGATTACCAATCTTTATCGTCAGGAAGCCGAACCGATTCGTCTGACGCACGAGAAGACCGAGTACCACGTGATCCCAGACTCACGGCGACCGTTCGCGAACGAAGTTTATTCAATCGACGAGGTCACCGCCGTATCGCAGGATCATCGCGAGGTAAGTTACCACCCGTTCTATTCGTTTAAGCATTCTTCCGAGTCGCACGACGCCGAAACGTACTGGCACGCCGTACGAAGGCCGAATCCTGGTGGTGAGGAAACCGGCGACCAGGGAACCGAGTTATTCGTTTCTGTCGTCGATCTCAATTTCACCCCCAGTGCCGAACAGCAGTGGAGCTTGCATGCGGACTTAACATGCTTCAATCGAGATCTGCCAGAGCGACTTCCGTTTGGTGGCGATCAGCCAAAGCTGAGCATGCCGGGGCTGGCACCCATTACCAAAATTAATTGCCTGCTGCCTCCCACGCCTACCCGCCGTCCAGATATCGAGCAGGGGATTCGGTGGCGTCTAATTTCTCATTTGTCGTTAAACCATCTCTCATTGAGCGATGACGTGGATGGCTCGCACGCACTGCGGGAGATCCTTGGTTTATATGATTACGTTGATTCCGGCGTGAGTCGGGCGTTCATCGAGGGAATTCAAACGCTGCGTAGTGAACCATGTACTGCTCGCGTGAAGACAGCCAATGGAACGGTATTCTGCCGTGGAACCCGCCTGCACGTCACCTTTGACTCGAGCAGTTATACCGGTGGCGGTATGTTTTTGATGGCGAGCGTGTTGGAGCGATTCTTTGCCCTGTATTGTACGATCAATTCATTCACCCAGACGGTCATGCATGATGAGACCGGAGAGGAGATCTATCGTTGGGCACCGAGGGCCGGCGAAAACGTGCTACTGTAGCTAGTCGCCTAGTTGAACAGCCTTATCAATTCGACTTTTTCCAGGCCATGCGTCTGTTAGAAAAGATTGCTCAGGAAGATCCTGAAGCATTTCCGAATTGGAAATCGATTGGGCAAGACGGGCCTCCTCATCGCGAGTTGGTCGAGTTGAAGGTTTTGTGCGCGCGGACCTTTCCGTCTAGCGAAGTCGCTTCGATCGTGCGTCGCCGTCCGGACTCCGAAGATGCACCTCCCGAAGGGGAACCACCCTTCGTCATGACCACGACCTTCATGGGAGTTTTTGGTGCCCAAGGGGTCATGCCGCTGCATTACACGCAAACCATTCTCGACCGCGCCCGCCGCAAAGACTATGCGCTGCGAGACTTTATCGACCTCTTTCACCACCGCATTCTGTCTCTCTTTTATCGGGCCTGGGAGAAGTATCGTTTTCCTATTGGTTTTGAAAGGGCTCGACGGAATTCGCCGAAACCGAAGGATCTCGACCTATTCACCGAGACGTTGTACTCGCTGGTAGGAATGGGAACCGATGGCATCCGAGATCGTCTGCTGATCGATGATGAAACCTTTCTGTACTACGCCGGACACTTCGCTCATCGGCCACGATCGGCACTTGGCCTCCAGCAGATATTGGAAGATTATTTCTCCTTCGATGTCGTTGTTCAGCAATACACAGGACACTGGTTGTATATCGATCCGGCCGACCAATCACGCTTGCCAGACGCGGCCGGGATGCTCGGTGGAAACAATCGGCTAGGTGAAGAAACGGTCATCGGTCATCGCATGTGGAACTGCGAAACGCGGTTTCGATTGCGAATTGGTCCAGTGGACTACCGGCAATACAAACGCCTGATGCCTAGTGGCGATCAATTAGGCGAGGTCGCCCAGCTAACGCGGACCTACGTCGGGAATTCATTGGATTTTGATACACAGCTGGTGTTAAAAAATTCAGAGGTTCCTCAATGCATCTTGGGGAGCGAGGAAGACCCATGTTTTTTGGGGTATAACATGTGGCTGCGTGTTGGCGAATTTGTCAACGACGTGGAAGATGCCGTTTTCCAGCATTCGGGGTATCCGCTGGGATCCACAGAAGCATCGGCGAAGTAGACGATCGATTCAGGAACGAATTGGCAATTCGAGAATGAATTGGGGCATGTCGGATCAACTAGGGAAACATTCAAAGATTGAATTGAAAGGGATCGACCTACCATGGCATCCGTGAACTTGAAATCGTTGGTGGGCAAACTGAACGGTACGTGTCGGCGTACCTTGGAAGCGGCCGCTGGGTTATGCCTTTCGCGAACGAATTACAACGTTGAGATCGAGCATTGGCTGACCAAAATTTTGGAAACCCCCAACACAGATCTCGACGCGATCATGCGAAATTACGAGATCGATCCAAGCAAGTTGGTGACTGAGTTGACCAGGGCGATGGACAAGCTGAAGACTGGCAATGCCCGTCCACCAGCGTTGAGCCAAACCGTGGTCGATCTGGCTCGCGACGCATGGCTGTTGGCCTCGGTCGACTACCTGGAACCAACCGTTCGTAGCGGTCACCTGATCATCGCGATGCTTTCCGATCGAATCACGGCCCAGGCCATCCTTTCCAGCTGCCCGGAACTTGAGAATATCAGCCTGGAGGACTTAAAGACGAACCTCGCCAAGATAACAGCCGAAACTTCGGAAGAGGAAGAGTCGCAAGCCTCGTTAGCCACGGCACCGGCAACCGGAGGGCCAGGTGGCGGTCCCGCGAAACCAACCAAGACGCCAGGGCTCGATCAGTTTACGATCGATCTGACCGAGAAAGCCAGGAAGGGAGATATCGACCCGGTCTTGGGCCGTGATGACGAAATTCGTCAGATCGTCGATATCCTTTGCCGTCGCCGACAAAATAATCCGATCCTGACCGGTGAAGCTGGCGTCGGTAAAACGGCCGTGGTCGAAGGGTTCGCCCTGCGTGTGGCAGCTGAAGATGTGCCCGATGCACTGAAGAATGTTTCGATCCGCACGTTAGATCTTGCCTTGCTGCAAGCCGGCGCTGGCGTGAAAGGGGAATTCGAGAACCGGCTAAAATCGGTCATCGAAGAAGTCAAGTCTTCGCCGAAGCCCGTCATTTTATTCATTGACGAAGCCCACACCATGATTGGTGCTGGGGGTCAGGCTGGTCAAGGAGATGCGGCGAATCTGCTGAAGCCCGCTTTGGCGCGGGGAGAACTGCGAACGATCGCCGCGACAACCTGGGCCGAGTACAAGAAGTACTTTGAACGCGACGCCGCACTGGCTCGTCGTTTTCAGGTGGTTAAGGTCGAAGAGCCAAGCGAAGAGAAATGTATCGGTATGATGCGTGGGCTAGTGGCGACCCTCGAGCACCATCATAACGTCCGCATCTTGAACGAGGCCGTCGAATCCGCCGTCAAGCTTTCGCATCGCTATATCTCTGGCCGACAGCTACCGGACAAAGCAGTCAGTTTGCTCGACACGGCATGTGCTCGAATTGGGCTGAGTCAAAACTCGACCCCGCCTCAGATCGAGCATCTCACACGACTGATCGATCGTATCGTGACGGAAGTCGAGATCCTGAATCGTGAAATGGCTTCCGGGGCCGAGGGGCACGAAGAAACGATTGCCCAACTCGAAGAGCAAAAGAAAGCTTCCGAAGAAAGCTGGGAAGTGCTTTCCAAACGTTGGGAGCAAGAAAAAGAATTAGTCAATCAAATCCGCGAATTGCAGGATGAATTAGCGGAAGACGATGCCAAACGCCGAAAGCCAGTCGTCGAAGGAGAGCCGAAGCCGGAAACTCTCGCCGACGCCAAACGCGACGAAATCAAGCAGCAGGTCAAGAAGCAACAAGCTGAGCTTTTAGAGATCCAAGGGGAAACGCCGTTGGTGCATATTTGCTGTGATACCAATGCCGTTGCAGAAACGGTCGGAGCATGGACCGGTATCCCAGTCGGGAAAATGGTTGCCAACGAGATCGCGACAGTCCTGAAACTGCAGGACATGATGGAAGAAAGTGTGGTCGGTCAGTCGCACGCGATGCTCCAAATTTCCGAAAGCATCAAGACATCCCGAGCCAATCTAGAAGATCCGAATCGGCCAATTGGGATCTTTCTTTTGGCCGGTACCAGTGGTGTCGGGAAAACCGAAACGGCACTCACGCTGGCCAACCTGTTGTACGGTGGCGAGCAGAACATGACGACGATCAATATGTCTGAGTTCAAGGAAGAGCACAAAGTGTCTCTCCTAATGGGTTCGCCTCCTGGGTACGTAGGTTACGGCGAAGGAGGCGTGCTGACCGAAGCCGTCCGCCGTAAGCCGTACAGCGTGATCTTGCTAGACGAAATGGAAAAGGCGCACCCTGGTGTGCAAGACATCTTCTACCAAGTGTTCGACAAGGGACATATGAAAGATGGCGAGGGACGCGATATCGACTTCAAGAATTCCGTCATCATTATGACCTCGAATGCCGGTACGGACTTGATTATGAGTCTTTGCCAAGATCCTGAAACACGCCCCGATCCGCAAGGACTGCACGACGCGCTGCACGAGGAACTGCTGAAGACATTCAAGCCGGCCTTCCTGGGGCGTATTTCGATTATTCCGTACTTCCCACTTGATGACGATGTTATGAAGAAGATCATCCGTCTGAAGCTAAGTAAGGTAGGTCGCCGCGTGCACGACCACTATCGGGCAACGTTTGACTATTCAGACGCCTTGGTCGATGCCATTGCTGCCCGGTGCACGGAAGTCGATACGGGTGCTCGTAATGTCGACAAGATTTTGACCCGGACCTTATTGCCAGAGATGTCCGGCGAGTTCCTCTCGCGCATGGCCGAAGGGAGCGAAATTAAGACCGTCGACGTCGATGTCGACAAGGATGGTAACTTCGTCTATTCAGTCAGGTAGGTCCATCCTACGGATTGAATTACTTAGTGAACTTCTAACGATTGTTCCAACGGCAGCGATTCGCTGCCGTTTTTTTATGGACCTTTTGTCTGGTTTCACTCGTCAAAACGGGGGACATGCGCCCTTTGCGTTTATAGTGAAACCTCGTTTGCCTCCGGAAGGGGACAGGTCTCAGCTGAAAAGCATTTGCCGCGATTGGTCGATTTTCTGATAATTCAGGCTTAATCCTATCTTGGGAAGAGCGGCTAAAGGACAAGCGTTCTACGCGAACCATGGAATCATCGTTGCATCATCAAGACGCACCACGAACGGCGGATGAAGCTCGGCGAAGAATCGAGTCGTTGCTCGATGAGGTCGCTGATCTGTCCGACTTGACGATTGCGCCCGATGTTTTCTACGGCCAGGTGCTCGATCGGCTCACGTTCGCAACCTCGGCACTCGGGGCTGCCGTTTGGACCAAAAGCCCCAACGGGCACTTGCTATTGGCTCATCAGACGGACCTGCTGCAGTGCTATCCGACTGGGCAAGCTGCCAAAGCCCTCAGTGACGATGAATCGCACCTCTTTCAGGTCTTTCATCGAGGTGAAGCCGATGTTGTGCCGGGCAGCCAGAACGTTCAGCCAAAGTACGATATCGTCGTAGTTCCGCTGCAAGTAGCCGGCGAAGCTTGGGGGGTAATGGCCCTCTATCAGCCTGCCAATCTGGCAAAGTCGGTACGTCAAACTTACGTGCGGATAACGCATGCGTTTGCTGAGGTATCCCAGCACTATCAACAGCAAACGCTGCTGCGAGATTTCCAGCAACATCAGTACGACTGGAAGCGGCAACTCGCTTTCGCGGGACTTGTTCATGCCGACCTCTCCTACGAAAAGACCGCGTATCGGATCGCCAACGAGGCTCGCAATTGCCTGGAGGCCGATCGCGTGGCGGTGCTCTCTGCCCGTGGATCGAAGTGTCGGATCGAAGCGATCTCAGGGGTCGACAAGCCACATCGTCGATCCAATACGGTTCAAAAGCTAGAACGTCTCGCATCGGTTGTCATCAGCTCGAAGCAAACGTTGCTCTACACCGGCGATACAGAAAATTTGCCCCCGCAGGTCGAAGAGGCTTTGTTGGAGTACCTGGAAGAAACGCCATCGAAAGTCTTGGCGATTGTTCCACTGCAAAATATCGAGGCGGTCGAAGACGACGAAGAAAAGAAGCCACGCAGGGACAGCGATCCAGTCGGG comes from the Bremerella alba genome and includes:
- the tssC gene encoding type VI secretion system contractile sheath large subunit, with the protein product MSAEFQSQPEEFAEAPAQQESPAEESNAPSEDAYSGSILDWIVSHENVQQSNQAAHRWDEFMNASTVHEKLAAWLGKIDGLSKKSLVLRLNADVAQIDHWLTEQINAVLHHPQFQKLEASWRGLEYLTDMVDDEADRERVVIRVLNASWKDVERDIERAVEFDSSELFKKIYEEEFGTAGGKPFGVMIGDYEIHPNPTKSHPHRDLDTLQGLAGIAAAAFCPFIAGASPTMFGLDEFTGLEHVENLRSGFEQAEFTQWHAFRKTEDSRFVGLVMPRVLMRLPYETFDARADGFCFREEVGGRDRRNYLWGNASYAFAEVLIRAFSDCGWLAQIRGVQRNVVGGGLVSRLAVHHFGTDRYGVAPKSSTDCIISDRQEAELANLGFIPLTRCHDTDLSAFYSNQTVQKPKVYEDEAATQNAKISAMLQYILCTSQFAHALKVIARDKVGTFEDRESVERFLNDWIHEYVTPDEKAKPATKAARPLRQAEIRLRDDPGKPGSYRCTFKLWPHYQLDDLVASIRMKTNIEGRRK
- a CDS encoding type VI secretion system accessory protein TagJ, whose product is MSIGEQLKSGQLNEAIEAAIQDVKKNPMQWELRIALAQLLCLRGDIKRADTHLETAQIQTPDAILRISMYRQMIRGEMTRNECWEEGRTPDLMQNQEPTPLVEKNLRLILALREENIKEASQLVDEIEEERPVVKGKCDGVEFEDIRDQDDRTAFFLETITSNGKYFWIPFDAIDSVEFHTPEQPCDLIWRRATMNAYGQEGDVFINALYPGSSQSEDLTQKLGQTTAWLGEEGEPGRGLGQRMLWLGEDEKSIMEIGTLEFAQ
- the tssE gene encoding type VI secretion system baseplate subunit TssE, which gives rise to MSRGSPDEEPLMPSVFDRLIDNEPFNSRETPHSQTQTMREIRESVMRDLENLLNTRWRSKSWPPKLNELNNSLINYGIPDFSSIDLSSDMDRDSLREAIEFAIRTFETRFITVHVEIPEKNKAEDRTLHFIIRAELHATPVPEPIVFDSKLEPSDHQFHVRRKDR
- the tssF gene encoding type VI secretion system baseplate subunit TssF — its product is MSDELLEFYRRERAYLLDQGKAFARANPKIASRLGLGGDDFKDPHVGRLVESFAYLNARTRLKLEDDFPEIAASMLEVLFPHLLRPIPSMSVVQFGLDRAQVEAVNGFQVAKGASLETEQVDGDPCRFRTCYPVTCWPIEVSDVRMMSHPLEAPQTPYNAEASAMIRISLKSFSSTTDLSQLKLKTLRFFIKEQAPYKFDLYELLMTSVVGVAVAENHKAADFQMLGRNCIEPVGFSREEGMFDYPARSFLGYRLLTEFFTFADKFLFFDLNLESALKKIPGGQAEIYIFLKRGNSDLERRLQADNLRIGCTPITNLYRQEAEPIRLTHEKTEYHVIPDSRRPFANEVYSIDEVTAVSQDHREVSYHPFYSFKHSSESHDAETYWHAVRRPNPGGEETGDQGTELFVSVVDLNFTPSAEQQWSLHADLTCFNRDLPERLPFGGDQPKLSMPGLAPITKINCLLPPTPTRRPDIEQGIRWRLISHLSLNHLSLSDDVDGSHALREILGLYDYVDSGVSRAFIEGIQTLRSEPCTARVKTANGTVFCRGTRLHVTFDSSSYTGGGMFLMASVLERFFALYCTINSFTQTVMHDETGEEIYRWAPRAGENVLL
- the tssG gene encoding type VI secretion system baseplate subunit TssG; translation: MGTEGRRKRATVASRLVEQPYQFDFFQAMRLLEKIAQEDPEAFPNWKSIGQDGPPHRELVELKVLCARTFPSSEVASIVRRRPDSEDAPPEGEPPFVMTTTFMGVFGAQGVMPLHYTQTILDRARRKDYALRDFIDLFHHRILSLFYRAWEKYRFPIGFERARRNSPKPKDLDLFTETLYSLVGMGTDGIRDRLLIDDETFLYYAGHFAHRPRSALGLQQILEDYFSFDVVVQQYTGHWLYIDPADQSRLPDAAGMLGGNNRLGEETVIGHRMWNCETRFRLRIGPVDYRQYKRLMPSGDQLGEVAQLTRTYVGNSLDFDTQLVLKNSEVPQCILGSEEDPCFLGYNMWLRVGEFVNDVEDAVFQHSGYPLGSTEASAK
- the tssH gene encoding type VI secretion system ATPase TssH produces the protein MASVNLKSLVGKLNGTCRRTLEAAAGLCLSRTNYNVEIEHWLTKILETPNTDLDAIMRNYEIDPSKLVTELTRAMDKLKTGNARPPALSQTVVDLARDAWLLASVDYLEPTVRSGHLIIAMLSDRITAQAILSSCPELENISLEDLKTNLAKITAETSEEEESQASLATAPATGGPGGGPAKPTKTPGLDQFTIDLTEKARKGDIDPVLGRDDEIRQIVDILCRRRQNNPILTGEAGVGKTAVVEGFALRVAAEDVPDALKNVSIRTLDLALLQAGAGVKGEFENRLKSVIEEVKSSPKPVILFIDEAHTMIGAGGQAGQGDAANLLKPALARGELRTIAATTWAEYKKYFERDAALARRFQVVKVEEPSEEKCIGMMRGLVATLEHHHNVRILNEAVESAVKLSHRYISGRQLPDKAVSLLDTACARIGLSQNSTPPQIEHLTRLIDRIVTEVEILNREMASGAEGHEETIAQLEEQKKASEESWEVLSKRWEQEKELVNQIRELQDELAEDDAKRRKPVVEGEPKPETLADAKRDEIKQQVKKQQAELLEIQGETPLVHICCDTNAVAETVGAWTGIPVGKMVANEIATVLKLQDMMEESVVGQSHAMLQISESIKTSRANLEDPNRPIGIFLLAGTSGVGKTETALTLANLLYGGEQNMTTINMSEFKEEHKVSLLMGSPPGYVGYGEGGVLTEAVRRKPYSVILLDEMEKAHPGVQDIFYQVFDKGHMKDGEGRDIDFKNSVIIMTSNAGTDLIMSLCQDPETRPDPQGLHDALHEELLKTFKPAFLGRISIIPYFPLDDDVMKKIIRLKLSKVGRRVHDHYRATFDYSDALVDAIAARCTEVDTGARNVDKILTRTLLPEMSGEFLSRMAEGSEIKTVDVDVDKDGNFVYSVR